One region of Terriglobales bacterium genomic DNA includes:
- a CDS encoding glyceraldehyde 3-phosphate dehydrogenase NAD-binding domain-containing protein, which yields MAIHVGINGFGRIGRLVFQALCDQGRLGKDIRVLGVVDVSTDADYFAYQMKYDSVHGRFKHPVATTKSSPSVEANDVLVVGGEEVQCILAAKEPSQLPWKALQVDYVIESTGLFTDAAKAKGHLAAGAKKVIISAPGKGDVKTLVMGVNEGEYD from the coding sequence ATGGCAATCCATGTAGGCATCAATGGCTTCGGTCGAATCGGGCGTCTGGTCTTCCAGGCGCTCTGTGACCAGGGACGCCTTGGCAAGGACATACGCGTCCTCGGTGTCGTCGACGTCAGTACCGACGCCGACTACTTCGCGTACCAGATGAAGTACGACTCGGTCCACGGCCGCTTCAAGCATCCCGTCGCCACCACGAAGAGTAGTCCATCCGTCGAGGCTAACGACGTCCTCGTCGTCGGCGGTGAGGAGGTGCAGTGCATCTTGGCGGCGAAGGAACCCAGCCAGCTGCCCTGGAAGGCGCTGCAGGTCGACTACGTTATCGAGTCGACGGGCCTGTTCACCGATGCCGCGAAGGCCAAGGGCCATCTGGCAGCGGGAGCGAAGAAGGTCATCATCTCGGCGCCCGGCAAAGGCGACGTCAAGACGCTGGTGATGGGTGTCAACGAGGGCGAGTACGAC